One window of the Canis aureus isolate CA01 chromosome 1, VMU_Caureus_v.1.0, whole genome shotgun sequence genome contains the following:
- the NKPD1 gene encoding NTPase KAP family P-loop domain-containing protein 1 isoform X1, which yields MHKHYTVRFARGALPLQTPAERYFLDPELGHQKGCCYQWCHDPAALQAHGPCRLPPQVCWQRAYHSHRGGVSGCRRGPQPPILQQQQQQPQPPPPNPLRQRLCSVPGAQKGPPATAAVPMQPAAAPEPPPEPTISPTAAPAMASSGPGLASAARALLEPGRPSAARPLPVPAACGSFTYSSDILTEDDVYCSCLAKTLCHVPVPVTVGFYAPFGCRLHMMLDKITALMQQEAAQREAEELRRVQWQPRPVSGWGFPRLLWYLVFLQPVITEVHLRRKNVKFLFIRFSAWQYAGTDKLWAGLVTTLCEGIRHQYGALPFSVYSVLGNKPATTPGFCQREWHCRRRVCLALLALLAALGLGVGLLYLSVGARAPGHGAASGSLLRVFGGAATTLSGSGLLMAVYSVGKHLFVSQRKKIERLVSREKFGSQLGFMCEVKKEVELLTDFLCFLEIYQRRRLRVVLEVTGLDTCYPERVVGVLNAINTLLSDSHAPFIFILVVDPSILAACLESAGSMKGTADNGYLFLNRTVTLPFSVPIMGRRTKLQFLQDAVLSRDDLLYREMTRKLRPGSGSGSSGGGGGGGGEDAQLLAVETRVGTERAQSRIDAEAARRIQEALLCLHDERDCLYEYVPDNVVSMRRIVNTVPITVRLLQQQDGDCAGPTPRQAVAWVVLANQWPCRLSWVLQCLEDRQQAGGAPEARARLWDVFCDNSRELHSMTKALQNVLDLDGDPELFERFLGSDFPFTVAEAQSLLRCTVNLDHSIRRRMGLIRAVSALKPPSPPKSPAHDPPHATNGAGHAPGTVRSGQGAEHVRGHASEAHQPRDWAQGGKPRPLA from the exons ATGCACAAACACTACACCGTCCGCTTCGCCAGGGGCGCCCTGCCCCTTCAGACCCCCGCTGAGCGCTACTTCTTGGATCCGGAGTTGGGGCACCAAAAAG ggTGCTGTTACCAGTGGTGCCATGACCCAGCGGCCCTTCAAGCCCACGGGCCCTGTCGGCTGCCCCCACAGGTGTGCTGGCAGCGGGCCTACCACAGCCACCGGGGGGGTGTCAGCGGCTGCCGCcggggcccccagccccccatcttgcagcagcagcagcagcagccccagcccccacctcccaaccCCCTGCGGCAGCGACTCTGCTCCGTCCCAGGGGCCCAGAAGGGGCCACCTGCAACGGCTGCTGTCCCCATGCAACCGGCCGCCGCCCCCGAGCCGCCCCCCGAGCCCACCATCTCACCCACCGCGGCTCCCGCCATGGCCAGCAGCGGCCCAGGCCTGGCCTCCGCAGCCCGCGCCCTCCTGGAGCCCGGCAGGCCCAGTGCCGCCCGCCCCCTGCCTGTCCCCGCAGCCTGCGGCTCCTTCACCTACAGCTCCG ATATCCTGACAGAAGATGATGTCTACTGCAGCTGCCTGGCCAAGACCCTCTGCCATGTGCCCGTCCCGGTGACCGTGGGTTTCTATGCCCCCTTTGGCTGCCGCCTGCACATGATGCTGGACAAGATCACTG cgcTGATGCAGCAGGAGGCGGCGCAGCGCGAGGCCGAGGAGCTGCGGCGCGTGCAGTGGCAGCCGCGGCCGGTGAGCGGCTGGGGCTTCCCGCGGCTGCTGTGGTACCTGGTGTTCCTGCAGCCGGTCATCACCGAGGTGCACCTGCGGCGCAAGAACGTCAAGTTCCTCTTCATCCGCTTCAGCGCCTGGCAGTACGCGGGCACGGACAAGCTGTGGGCCGGCCTGGTGACCACGCTGTGCGAGGGCATCCGCCACCAGTACGGCGCGCTGCCCTTCAGCGTGTACTCGGTGCTGGGCAACAAGCCGGCCACGACGCCGGGCTTCTGCCAGCGCGAGTGGCACTGCCGGCGCCGCGTGTGCCTGGCGCTGCTGGCGCTGCTGGCGGCGCTCGGCCTGGGCGTGGGGCTGCTGTACCTGTCGGTGGGCGCCCGCGCGCCGGGCCACGGCGCGGCCAGCGGCAGCCTGCTGCGGGTGTTCGGCGGCGCGGCCACCACGCTGTCGGGCTCGGGGCTGCTCATGGCCGTGTACTCGGTGGGCAAGCACCTGTTCGTGAGCCAGCGCAAGAAGATCGAGCGGCTGGTGTCGCGCGAGAAGTTCGGCAGCCAGCTGGGCTTCATGTGCGAGGTGAAGAAGGAGGTGGAGCTGCTCACCGACTTCCTGTGCTTCCTGGAGATCTACCAGCGGCGCCGGCTGCGCGTCGTGCTCGAGGTCACCGGGCTGGACACGTGCTACCCGGAGCGCGTGGTGGGCGTGCTCAACGCCATCAACACGCTGCTGTCCGACAGCCACGCGCCCTTCATCTTCATCCTGGTGGTGGACCCCAGCATCCTGGCCGCGTGCCTCGAGAGCGCCGGCTCCATGAAGGGCACGGCCGACAACGGCTACCTCTTCCTCAACCGCACCGTCACGCTGCCCTTCTCCGTGCCCATCATGGGCCGCCGCACCAAGCTGCAGTTCCTGCAGGACGCCGTGCTGAGCCGCGACGACCTGCTCTACCGCGAGATGACGCGCAAGCTGCGGCCgggcagtggcagtggcagtagcggcggcggcggcggcggcggcggcgaggacGCGCAGCTCCTGGCGGTGGAGACGCGGGTGGGCACCGAGCGCGCGCAGAGCCGCATAGACGCCGAAGCGGCGCGCCGCATCCAGGAGGCGCTCCTCTGCCTGCACGACGAGCGTGACTGCCTCTATGAGTACGTGCCCGACAACGTGGTGTCCATGCGGCGCATCGTCAACACCGTGCCCATCACCGTGCGCCTGCTGCAGCAGCAGGACGGGGACTGCGCGGGCCCCACGCCGCGCCAGGCCGTGGCCTGGGTCGTGCTCGCCAACCAGTGGCCGTGCCGCCTCAGCTGGGTGCTGCAGTGCCTGGAGGACCGACAGCAGGCGGGGGGCGCGCCCGAGGCCCGCGCGCGCCTCTGGGACGTGTTTTGCGACAACAGCCGCGAGCTGCACTCCATGACCAAGGCGTTGCAGAACGTGCTGGACTTGGACGGCGACCCGGAGCTTTTCGAGCGCTTCCTGGGCTCCGACTTCCCCTTCACGGTGGCCGAGGCGCAGAGCCTGCTGCGCTGCACCGTCAACCTGGACCACTCCATCCGCCGCCGCATGGGCCTCATCCGCGCAGTCAGCGCGCTCAAGCCGCCCAGCCCGCCCAAGTCCCCGGCCCACGACCCCCCCCACGCCACAAACGGAGCCGGCCATGCCCCCGGGACGGTCCGGTCAGGTCAGGGTGCCGAGCATGTCCGTGGGCACGCCAGCGAAGCCCACCAGCCCCGGGACTGGGCGCAGGGGGGCAAGCCGAGACCCCTGGCCTGA
- the NKPD1 gene encoding NTPase KAP family P-loop domain-containing protein 1 isoform X2, with protein sequence MHKHYTVRFARGALPLQTPAERYFLDPELGHQKDILTEDDVYCSCLAKTLCHVPVPVTVGFYAPFGCRLHMMLDKITALMQQEAAQREAEELRRVQWQPRPVSGWGFPRLLWYLVFLQPVITEVHLRRKNVKFLFIRFSAWQYAGTDKLWAGLVTTLCEGIRHQYGALPFSVYSVLGNKPATTPGFCQREWHCRRRVCLALLALLAALGLGVGLLYLSVGARAPGHGAASGSLLRVFGGAATTLSGSGLLMAVYSVGKHLFVSQRKKIERLVSREKFGSQLGFMCEVKKEVELLTDFLCFLEIYQRRRLRVVLEVTGLDTCYPERVVGVLNAINTLLSDSHAPFIFILVVDPSILAACLESAGSMKGTADNGYLFLNRTVTLPFSVPIMGRRTKLQFLQDAVLSRDDLLYREMTRKLRPGSGSGSSGGGGGGGGEDAQLLAVETRVGTERAQSRIDAEAARRIQEALLCLHDERDCLYEYVPDNVVSMRRIVNTVPITVRLLQQQDGDCAGPTPRQAVAWVVLANQWPCRLSWVLQCLEDRQQAGGAPEARARLWDVFCDNSRELHSMTKALQNVLDLDGDPELFERFLGSDFPFTVAEAQSLLRCTVNLDHSIRRRMGLIRAVSALKPPSPPKSPAHDPPHATNGAGHAPGTVRSGQGAEHVRGHASEAHQPRDWAQGGKPRPLA encoded by the exons ATGCACAAACACTACACCGTCCGCTTCGCCAGGGGCGCCCTGCCCCTTCAGACCCCCGCTGAGCGCTACTTCTTGGATCCGGAGTTGGGGCACCAAAAAG ATATCCTGACAGAAGATGATGTCTACTGCAGCTGCCTGGCCAAGACCCTCTGCCATGTGCCCGTCCCGGTGACCGTGGGTTTCTATGCCCCCTTTGGCTGCCGCCTGCACATGATGCTGGACAAGATCACTG cgcTGATGCAGCAGGAGGCGGCGCAGCGCGAGGCCGAGGAGCTGCGGCGCGTGCAGTGGCAGCCGCGGCCGGTGAGCGGCTGGGGCTTCCCGCGGCTGCTGTGGTACCTGGTGTTCCTGCAGCCGGTCATCACCGAGGTGCACCTGCGGCGCAAGAACGTCAAGTTCCTCTTCATCCGCTTCAGCGCCTGGCAGTACGCGGGCACGGACAAGCTGTGGGCCGGCCTGGTGACCACGCTGTGCGAGGGCATCCGCCACCAGTACGGCGCGCTGCCCTTCAGCGTGTACTCGGTGCTGGGCAACAAGCCGGCCACGACGCCGGGCTTCTGCCAGCGCGAGTGGCACTGCCGGCGCCGCGTGTGCCTGGCGCTGCTGGCGCTGCTGGCGGCGCTCGGCCTGGGCGTGGGGCTGCTGTACCTGTCGGTGGGCGCCCGCGCGCCGGGCCACGGCGCGGCCAGCGGCAGCCTGCTGCGGGTGTTCGGCGGCGCGGCCACCACGCTGTCGGGCTCGGGGCTGCTCATGGCCGTGTACTCGGTGGGCAAGCACCTGTTCGTGAGCCAGCGCAAGAAGATCGAGCGGCTGGTGTCGCGCGAGAAGTTCGGCAGCCAGCTGGGCTTCATGTGCGAGGTGAAGAAGGAGGTGGAGCTGCTCACCGACTTCCTGTGCTTCCTGGAGATCTACCAGCGGCGCCGGCTGCGCGTCGTGCTCGAGGTCACCGGGCTGGACACGTGCTACCCGGAGCGCGTGGTGGGCGTGCTCAACGCCATCAACACGCTGCTGTCCGACAGCCACGCGCCCTTCATCTTCATCCTGGTGGTGGACCCCAGCATCCTGGCCGCGTGCCTCGAGAGCGCCGGCTCCATGAAGGGCACGGCCGACAACGGCTACCTCTTCCTCAACCGCACCGTCACGCTGCCCTTCTCCGTGCCCATCATGGGCCGCCGCACCAAGCTGCAGTTCCTGCAGGACGCCGTGCTGAGCCGCGACGACCTGCTCTACCGCGAGATGACGCGCAAGCTGCGGCCgggcagtggcagtggcagtagcggcggcggcggcggcggcggcggcgaggacGCGCAGCTCCTGGCGGTGGAGACGCGGGTGGGCACCGAGCGCGCGCAGAGCCGCATAGACGCCGAAGCGGCGCGCCGCATCCAGGAGGCGCTCCTCTGCCTGCACGACGAGCGTGACTGCCTCTATGAGTACGTGCCCGACAACGTGGTGTCCATGCGGCGCATCGTCAACACCGTGCCCATCACCGTGCGCCTGCTGCAGCAGCAGGACGGGGACTGCGCGGGCCCCACGCCGCGCCAGGCCGTGGCCTGGGTCGTGCTCGCCAACCAGTGGCCGTGCCGCCTCAGCTGGGTGCTGCAGTGCCTGGAGGACCGACAGCAGGCGGGGGGCGCGCCCGAGGCCCGCGCGCGCCTCTGGGACGTGTTTTGCGACAACAGCCGCGAGCTGCACTCCATGACCAAGGCGTTGCAGAACGTGCTGGACTTGGACGGCGACCCGGAGCTTTTCGAGCGCTTCCTGGGCTCCGACTTCCCCTTCACGGTGGCCGAGGCGCAGAGCCTGCTGCGCTGCACCGTCAACCTGGACCACTCCATCCGCCGCCGCATGGGCCTCATCCGCGCAGTCAGCGCGCTCAAGCCGCCCAGCCCGCCCAAGTCCCCGGCCCACGACCCCCCCCACGCCACAAACGGAGCCGGCCATGCCCCCGGGACGGTCCGGTCAGGTCAGGGTGCCGAGCATGTCCGTGGGCACGCCAGCGAAGCCCACCAGCCCCGGGACTGGGCGCAGGGGGGCAAGCCGAGACCCCTGGCCTGA